One window of the Benincasa hispida cultivar B227 chromosome 3, ASM972705v1, whole genome shotgun sequence genome contains the following:
- the LOC120074604 gene encoding glutathione S-transferase U8-like, translating to MAEELEVFGFWPSPFSLRVELALKLKGIQYKYLEEDVLNNKSDLLAKHNSIYKNIYVLLHHGKPILEYLVILEHIEEAWKHSHILPQHPHQRALARFWATFIYGKVQ from the coding sequence ATGgcggaagaattggaggtgttCGGTTTCTGGCCAAGTCCGTTTAGTCTGAGAGTGGAGTTGGCTCTCAAACTCAAAGGCATCCAGTACAAATACTTGGAAGAAGATGTGCTGAACAATAAGAGCGATTTGCTGGCGAAACACAATTCAATTTACAAGAACATCTATGTTCTACTGCACCATGGAAAACCCATTTTAGAGTATCTTGTAATTCTCGAACACATTGAAGAAGCCTGGAAACACAGCCACATCTTGCCCCAACATCCCCATCAAAGAGCTCTTGCAAGGTTTTGGGCTACGTTTATCTATGGCAAG